One Phycisphaerae bacterium genomic region harbors:
- a CDS encoding cellulase family glycosylhydrolase, translating to MTRSCLFLSAAGVLLASASAWAETIDRPLIFSINPVGNREAVGAPRQGSDFVRYDELLFQRISEAGSRSARVLASWREVEAEKGKWDWSSLDREIELCAKYHIEPVVLICNIPAWVSPTGKSAHNHPPKEEHAADFTAFITRMAERYKNRAKYYEFWNEQNGCSWINEGCDNARMAHTYLPWLQRCFKAIKAVDPVAQVAIGGLDDADGHAPIFVEQCYQLRRDKYDNAKLWDAIAEHPYAKRPTETTDELIHKLDAIRAVAARYGDAGVPIWITEYGWNVAEMGIEVQQHGTAEFLKAFSRSDQKDVLIAQQLAIADFEPVHLGFGLCDLNLRPRPAFQTFQELARPGTPRPVTLRFVLQPDGVPVINGLIASASEQEDPPSLIEVFNEEGKRVISEKGDPNILSVALPGLPPDTPLLAVISSIVGEKQGIPIARVPFIAPKGLIPNGGFESLFRAGIPWAWTVTGPSICRDGGALGKEYCHGGGHALLLAQLPSSSKRAFDDRIEVPVRAAKGGRIRVRWFARYFGPQDQAVAVMMTASLFDPDEERGGRSPGKPIGKEWTEVVLDLSAPCDGPILCLHLASSRLPKDRWLVAVDDVSVEPLSE from the coding sequence ATGACCCGCTCATGCTTGTTCCTGTCGGCCGCCGGTGTTCTGCTTGCGAGCGCGTCTGCGTGGGCCGAGACAATCGACCGGCCTCTCATTTTCAGCATCAATCCGGTCGGCAACCGAGAGGCGGTCGGCGCACCACGACAGGGCAGTGACTTCGTCCGCTACGACGAGCTGCTTTTTCAGCGGATCAGTGAGGCGGGCAGCCGGTCGGCCCGCGTGCTGGCGAGCTGGCGGGAAGTTGAGGCCGAAAAGGGCAAGTGGGACTGGTCGAGCCTTGACCGAGAAATTGAGCTTTGCGCCAAATACCACATCGAGCCCGTGGTGCTGATCTGCAACATCCCTGCATGGGTCAGCCCGACCGGCAAGAGCGCTCACAATCATCCACCAAAGGAGGAGCACGCCGCCGACTTCACCGCCTTCATCACCCGCATGGCCGAGCGATACAAGAATCGTGCCAAATACTATGAATTCTGGAACGAGCAGAACGGCTGCAGTTGGATCAACGAGGGGTGCGACAACGCCCGGATGGCCCACACGTATCTGCCGTGGCTGCAACGGTGCTTCAAGGCGATCAAGGCCGTCGACCCCGTCGCCCAAGTGGCCATTGGCGGCCTGGACGACGCCGACGGCCATGCGCCGATCTTCGTTGAGCAGTGCTACCAACTGCGCAGGGACAAATACGACAACGCAAAACTCTGGGATGCCATTGCCGAGCATCCATACGCCAAGCGGCCGACGGAAACTACCGACGAGCTGATTCACAAGCTCGATGCGATTCGGGCCGTCGCGGCCCGGTATGGCGACGCGGGAGTGCCCATCTGGATCACCGAATACGGCTGGAACGTCGCCGAAATGGGCATCGAAGTCCAACAGCACGGCACGGCGGAGTTCCTGAAAGCCTTCAGTCGTTCCGACCAGAAGGATGTTCTCATCGCTCAACAACTGGCCATCGCCGATTTTGAGCCGGTGCACCTCGGCTTCGGCCTCTGCGACCTGAACCTGCGGCCGCGCCCCGCGTTTCAAACCTTCCAGGAGCTGGCCCGGCCAGGCACTCCTCGCCCTGTCACTCTCCGGTTCGTGCTTCAGCCGGACGGCGTCCCGGTGATCAACGGCCTAATCGCTTCGGCCTCAGAACAAGAAGACCCGCCCAGCCTGATCGAGGTCTTCAACGAAGAGGGCAAGCGTGTGATCTCGGAGAAAGGCGACCCCAATATCCTCAGCGTCGCCCTGCCCGGTCTGCCACCCGACACGCCTCTGCTGGCGGTTATCTCATCAATCGTCGGCGAGAAACAGGGTATTCCCATTGCACGTGTGCCGTTCATCGCTCCCAAAGGACTGATTCCGAACGGAGGCTTTGAAAGCTTGTTTCGAGCAGGTATTCCCTGGGCGTGGACCGTCACGGGACCGTCGATTTGCCGTGACGGCGGAGCACTCGGCAAGGAGTACTGCCACGGCGGCGGTCACGCCCTGCTCCTGGCACAGTTGCCGAGTTCGTCCAAGCGAGCTTTTGACGACCGCATCGAAGTCCCCGTCCGGGCGGCGAAAGGTGGAAGGATTCGTGTCCGCTGGTTTGCACGTTACTTCGGACCACAGGATCAGGCGGTGGCGGTCATGATGACGGCTTCTCTGTTCGACCCCGACGAAGAACGTGGGGGGCGTTCCCCGGGCAAACCGATCGGCAAGGAATGGACGGAAGTCGTCCTGGACCTCTCAGCCCCCTGCGACGGCCCGATCCTGTGCCTTCATCTAGCAAGCTCCCGCCTGCCAAAGGATCGTTGGCTGGTGGCCGTTGATGACGTATCCGTGGAGCCGCTGTCGGAATAA